AAGTCATCCGGCGTTGCCCGTGACCCCGGCGGAACTGGCACGGGAAGCGCGGGCCAGCGTGGTGGCCGGTGCGGAGGCTCTGCACCTGCATCCCCGTGACCCCGCAGGCCGGGAGTCGCTGGAGGCGGAGGTGGTCGCGGCGGCCCTGATCTCCGTGCGCGCCGCCTGTCCCGGCATTCCGGTGGGCATCTCCAGCGGTTTCTGGATTCTTCCGGAGGTCGAGGGGCAACTGGCAGCTGCCCGGGCCTGGGACGTGCGCCCCGATTTCGTGTCGGTCAACTGGCATGAACCGCACGCCGTACCCCTGGCCGAGACGTTGCTCGCGCTGGGCATGGGCGTGGAGCCGGGCCTCTGGAACGTGGAGGCGGCGCAGGCCTTTCTCTCCTGGCCGGGACGGGACCGGGCGCTGCGGGTGCTGATCGAACTGCCCGACCGCGAGGGCACGCGGTCGGAAGTGGAGGCCATCCTCGCCCTGCTCGACCGCGCCGGAGTCCCCACACCCCGCCTGCTGCACGGCGCGGGCCGGAGTGCCTGGCCCCTGCTGCACGAGGCGGCCCGCCGGGGGGTCCAGACCCGCATCGGGTTGGAGGACACCTTGACCCTCCCGGACGGTACGCTCGCCGGGGGCAACGCCGATCTCGTGCGGGCCGCGCGGCGCGTGTTAGCCTCGCCCGGATGACCTTCGTCGCCGCCGTCACCGACCGTACCCGCCGCCTCCAGACCCGGCTGTGCGTGGGCCTCGACCCCCGCGCGAGCGCCTACCGGGACGCGGCGCACCTCCGCGCGCACACGCTGGACGTGCTGGAAGCCGCCGCGCCCTACGCCGCCTGCGTCAAACCGCAACTGGCCTTCTTCGAGGCGCTGGGCCTGCCGGGGTTCACGCTGCTGGAGGAAGTCTGCGCCGCCGCGCGGACCCTGGGGCTGCCGGTGATTCTCGACGGCAAGCGCGGCGATATCGGCTCGACTGCTGCCGCCTACGCGCAGGGCTGGCTGACCGGGCCGCACGCGGGAGACGCGCTGACGGTGAACCCCTTCCTGGGCTTCCAGACCCTCACGCCCTTCGTGGAAGCGGCCCGTGCGAACGGCGGCGGCCTCTTCGTCCTGGTCAAGACCAGCAATCCCGACCAGGCGGACCTTCAGGGGCAGGGCATCAGCGAGCGCGTGGCCGTCGAAGTGGCCCGCCTGGACGCGCAGGAGCAGGGCGAATACGCCAGCGTCGGCGCGGTGGTGGGGGCGACCCACCCGCAGGACCTCGCCACCTTCCGTGCGCTGATGCCGCGGGCGCTGCTGCTGCTGCCGGGGCTGGGCGCGCAGGGGGGGACGGCGGCCGAGCTGGCGCCAGCCTTCCACCCAGGCGGGACGGGTGCCCTCGCCAGCGCCAGCCGCGCCGTGCAGTACGCGGACGGGCTGGACGTGGGGGCGAGCCGGGAGGCGGCGCGGCGGCTCAGGGACGAGTTGAACGCGGTGATGCCCTAATCTGCCCCCATGAAACTCGCGGAGGCCCTGATCGACCGCGCCGACCTGCAAAAGCGGGCCGCGCAACTGGAAGCGCGCATTCTGGCGAACATGCAGGTGCAGGAAGGCGACCTCCCCGCTGAGGACCCTCTCCTCCTGCTAAATGAGTTCCTGACCGTCGCGGCGGCGCTGGAAAGCCTCTTGCCCCGCATCCACCGCGCCAACCTGACGACCACGCTGGAAGGCGGCGGCCTCACGCTGACCGAAGCTCTGACGCGCCGCGACATGCTCGACCTGCGCCTGCGCGTGCTGCGCGGCATGGCCGAGGCCGCCACCCTGAAACAGACCCGCTACAGCAACAGCGAGGTCAAGCTGGTGGCCGTGGTCCCCGCCCGCGACCTCCAGAAGCAGGTGGACGCCCTGGCCCAGGAGCGCCGCGAACTGGACACCCGTATCCAGCAGACCAACTGGTTGACCGACCTGCCCGAATAGCTCAGAGTGAAGGCGGGGGCGCGGGCGGCGGGCGGAAGCCAACCCCGCAGCAGGGTCAAGCTGCAACCGTATGGCGACGCGGGGCTGCGTCCGGGTTCGACTCCCGTTTCACACGTCACGCCCAGCACGGTTCACTCTTCACCTCGCACACGTCACACCTCACGACCACGGTTTCGACGTCACCCGCGCCCCCCGAATGCCACTTCCCCCGCTGGAGGTGGCGTTCTTTACTCGTCCGTCCCTTCCCCATGCGCCTCCCGCAGCTTTCGCCACCGCTCGGCCACCCGAGCTTCCCAGCCCTCGCCGGTCGGTGCGTAGAGGTCGAGCCTCACGCCGTCCGGGAGGTAGTTCTGCTGGAAGCTGCCTTCCGGGTCGTCGAAATAGTAGGCGTACCCCTGGCCGTACCCCTGCGCGCGCATCAGCGAGGTGGGCGCGTTGCGGAGGTGAACCGGTACGGGCAGCATCTCGCCTTCCTGCACGGCGCTGCGGGCTTTTTTCCACGCGACGTAGACGCTGTTGCTCTTGGGCGCCAGGGCGAGATACACCACCGCCTGCGCGAGCGCCAGTTCGCCTTCCGGGCTGCCCAGAAACTCCATTGCATCCCGCGCGGCGATACACAGCCGGAGGGCCTGCGGGTCGGCCAGGCCGATGTCTTCCGACGCCATCCTCACGATCCGCCGGGCGACGTAGAGGGGGTCGGCGCCGCCTTCTAGCATCCGGGCCAGCCAGTAGAGCGCGCCGTCCACATGACTGCCGCGCACACTCTTGTGCAGGGCGGAAATCAGGTTGTAGAAGTCCTCGCCGTTCTTGTCCATCGCCGGGAGGTGCCGCCCGAACGCCTCCGTCACCGCTTCGGGGGTGACCGGGTTGGCGAGGGTGGCCGCCACCTCCAGCGTGCCCAGCGCCCGCCGCGCGTCGCCCTCGGCCAGCCGCGCGAGCAGGTCCAGCGCCCCCTCGGAGGCCGTGACACCCGGCAGCCCGCGGGGGTCCGCGAGTGCCCGTTCCAGCAGGCCGCGCACCTCCTCCTGGGTCAGTGCCTCCAGCACCAGCGTCCGCGCCCGTGAGCGCAGCGCCGGATTGACCTCGAAGCTGGGGTTCTCGGTGGTCGCGCCGATCAGGGTCAGCAGGCCGGATTCGACGTGCGGCAGCAGGGCGTCCTGCTGCGCCTTGTTGAAGCGGTGAATTTCGTCGAGAAAGAGGATGGTGCGCTGGCCTCTAGCCCGCAGCCGCTCGGCCTCGGTCACCGCCTCGCGCACGTCTTTGACCCCCGCCGACACCGCCGAGAGCGGGATGAAATGCGCGCCCACCTCGGAGGCGATCAGCCGCGCCAGCGTCGTCTTGCCCACGCCCGGCGGTCCCCAGAAGATCAGCGAGCCGAGGCGTCCGCTTTGCAGCAGGCGTGTGAGCGGTTTGCCCGGTCCCAGCAGGTGCCCTTGCCCCACCACTTCTGCCAGCGTGCGCGGGCGCAGGCGTTCGGGGAGGGGGGCGGGCGGGTCGAAGAGGGTCACGGGGGGAGGATAGCGAGCTTCCGTCGTCAAATCTGCGTGCCCTTTCCGGGAGGGCCGGGTACAGTGCCCTATGCCCCTCAAGCGCGTCGGTGCGGCGGCGGCCCTCGCCTTTCTGCTTTCCGGCTGCGGCCTTGTTTCCCTTCCGGAGAGTCGGCCAGCGGACATTTACTTCGTCAGTACCCTCGCCCCCGGCGAACTCACGCCCGGGATGGTCGCCTACATGGCCGAGAATCAGTTCGGCGCCCGGACCATGCCCGGCTTGCCGTACCGGGGCATGACGATTGACGGGGACGCTATTTACCGGGGAGTGTCGCCGCGCCTGCGCCTGCAAGTGTTCGTGTCTTCCCGCCGCCCCGACTGCCCCCTCGTCCCGAGTGGCCGTGAGGGCGTCAGGCCAGCGCTGCTGTGCGACGGGCCGGGCGGTGGGGTGGTGCTGGCGGAAGCCGTCCTCCAGCCGAACGTCTCCACTGCCTTCCACCTCCAGGGCGAGGAACTGGACCGCGCCGCGCGGAACAAGACCCTCTACCTCGGCGTGCGCGTGCTGGAGGGGCAGCTCACCCCCGACGAGTGGGTGGAGGTGAAAAACATCGTGGTGCGCGGGCGGGTGTAGCTTCCTTTCCCGGGCGGCTATCCTGCCCCCTATGGACATCGCAGAGCGTTACATCCGCCTCGCCCACGCCATCGACGCGCACTCGGAAGGCTTTATCGACGGCTACGGCGGCCCGCAGGAATGGGCCGACCGGACGCGCCGCGACCCCGTTGAACTCCGCGCCGAGGCCGAGGCGCTGCTGGACGAGGTGGCGGGGGTGGAGGACGGCGCGCGGCGGGCCTTCCTGACCGTGCAGGCGCGGGCGATGCACACCATGACGCGGCTCCTTTCGGGCGAGACGCTGCCCTACGCCGAGGAAGTGCGCGGCCTGTACGACATCGAACCCGTGCGGGCGGACACGGTGGAACTGGAAGCGGCGCTGAAGGCACTGGACGCGGCGCTGCCCGGCTCCGGTGCCCTGGAGGGGCGCGAGGAGGCGTTGCGGGCGCGCGTCGTTGTCCCCAAAAACGACATTCTGCGCGTGGCGGAACCCATTCTCGCCGTGCTGCGCGAGCGGACGCACGAACGCTTCGGCCTGCCGGAAGGGGAGAACTTCAGCATCGGCCTGGTGCAGGACAAGCCCTGGAGCGGGTACAACTGGCCGCTGGGGAACCTCCAGAGCCGCATCGACCTCAACACCGACCTTCCCGTCCTGCTGCCCGCCCTCCCCGACCTGCTGGCCCACGAGGGCTATCCTGGCCACCACACTGAACACGCGACGAAGGAAGCGCGGCTGGTGCGGGAGCGCGGCTGGCTGGAACACGGCATCCAGCTGATCAACGCCCCCGAATGCGTGGTCAGCGAGGGCATCGCCGTGAACGCTCGCGCCGCCCTGCTGGACCGTGAGGAGCTGGAAGCGTGGCTGACGGGTGAGCTGTCGGAGGTGGCCGGACTGGACCCCGACGACGTGGCTGCCTACCTGGGGGCCAGCCGCGCCCGCGAGGGGTTGAAGAACGTCAGCGGCACGGCGGCCCTGATGCTGCACGGGGACGGCGCCCCCGAGGCCGAGGTGCTGGCCTTCCTGAAGCGGTACAACGTGGCGAGCGAGGAGCGTGCCCGCCAGAGCCTGCGCTTCATCTCGCAGCCCAACTTCCGCGCCTACATCTTCACCTACAGCGTGGGCGGCGAGATGGTGGAAGGCTGGGTGGGGCAGGCCCCTGGCAACTTCGCGCGCCTGCTGCAAGAACCCGTCACGCCCGGCCAGCTCCGGGAAGCGGTGGGGGCCGGGGCGGCCTGAAGCGGGCACAATGGCCCCATGGACCTGACAGAGCTTCAGGCGCAGATCGAACGGGAAGGCTTTCCCCCCGGCACACGAGTCACCACGCGGTCTGAACCCGGCGGGCAGGTCTTCCGCGTGACCCGGGGAGACGGTGAGCACGGCCTCGAAATCCTGCTGACGGGTGAGGCGAGCAAGATGTACGGCGAGGGACCGACCGTCGCCCTGGTGCTGGGCCGCCTGCGCGAACGGGCCGAAACGGGCCTGCCAGTCGCCCCGGCCCCCGGCGTCTACGTGCGTGAGGTGTTCGTGGGGGACTGAGGGGCAGTGAGTGGTAAGTCGTCAGTGGTGAGTGGATGGGCTGCCATCTTTTCCCGCTGGCTCCTGCCCACTCACCACTCACCGCTTCCCGAACACGTCCCGCAGTGCCGCCCGCGCCGCCCAGTACCCGCTCATCCCGTGAATGCCGCCACCGGGGGGCGTGGCGCTGCTGCACAGGTACACGCCGGACACGGGCGTCCGGTACGGCGTGGGGGAGGGGACAGGGCGGGCGAGCAGGCCCCACAGGTCGCCCCGCCCGCCGTTCACGTCGCCGCCCTGGAATACGGGGCTGAAGGCCTGGAGTTGCCGGGAATTCGTGAGGTGCCGCGCCAGAACGAGGTCGCGGAAGCCGGGCGCGGCCCGCTCGATCTGCGCCTGGATGACCTCCGCGTACGTGTCCGGCGTACCCGGCGGTGTATGCGCGTAGGCCCAGAGGATGTGCTGTCCGGCAGGCGAGCGGGACGGGTCGAAGAGGGTGGGCTGCGCCGCCAGGACGTAGGGCCGCTCCGGGGCCACCCCCCGCGCCACGCTCGCCTCCGCGTGGGTGATGTTCTCCAGCGAGCCCCCCAGATGCAGCGTGCCCGCACGCCGTAAGGAGGGATCGCGCCAGGGGACCGGGCCGCTCAGCGCGTAATCGAGTTTCAGCAGGCCGGGGCCGTAGCGGTAACGGCGCAGCCAGGCGCGGTAAGAGGGAGTGGCCCGGTCCCCCAGGAGAGCCAGCAGCACGCCCGGGCTGGAATCCACCAGGACGGCGCGGGCCGGGGGCAGGTCACGCATTGAGCGCACCTCCACCCCCGTCTCGATCTCGCCGCCCAGAAAGCAGAGGTGGGCGGCCAGCGCGTCCGCGAGGGCCTGCGCGCCGCCGCGTGGAAAGGGCCACTGGGCGGCGTGCGCCAGCGTGCCCAGCAGCAGCGCCGCCGCGCCTGAGCTGGGCGTGCCGAGCGGCAGATTCGAGTGCGCCGCCAGGCCCGCCCACACCGCCCGCGCTTCCGGCGTTTTCAGAAGCCGGGCCGTCCACGTGGCCGGAGGGACCCCCCGCACCCCGAAGCGGGCCAGCGTCAGCGGATGCCGGGGCAGCCGGGGCAGAGGCTTCAGCACGTCGTCCAGCAGGCCGCGCCAGTCGTCCACCAGCAGCCCGAAGAGGGCCAGCCACGCCTCAGCGTCCTCCCCGAAGTTCTGCGCCGCTGTCCTCAGATCGCGCTCCACGACCACGCCCGTCCCATCCTCCAGCACGTGACCGAAGGGGGCGTCCGGCTGCACCCACGTCAGCCCGAAAGCGTGCAGCGGCCACGCGCGGAAGGCGGGCGAGGCGAACCCCAGCGGATGAATCGCGCTCCCCACGTCATGCACGAAGCCGGGGAGGGTCAGCCCGGCGCTGCTCAGTCCCCCGCCCACCCGCGCGTGACGCTCCAGCACCCGCACCTTCAGCCCGGCCCGCGCCAGCGTGACGGCAGCGGCCAGGCCATTGGGGCCAGCACCCACGATCACGGCATCGAAGGGGTGGGAGGAAGGCATGCCTGGAGCCTACAGGCTGAGCGCAACGAACGCCTGCCGTCACTTCCCGGCGGAGGCCACACTCAGCACCGCGTCCACCGCTTTCAGGGCCGTGTCCACCGCCCCCCGGATGAGCGCCGGGTCCGCGAGCGTGTCTCCCGGCTGGTGATAGTGCTCGTCCAGTCCCCGGTGGAAGAACAGGACCGGCACCCCTGCCTGGGAGAACGGGGCATGGTCACTGTCTCCGCCTGCCCGGAAGGTCCCCAGCGTCGGTACCGCCTGCCTCGCGGCTTTCACCAACTCGCTGTCCCCGCCCACCGCCAGGGGCATGACGTTCACGCCCACCATGTCGAAGTTGAACATGGCCTTCAGGTGCTGCACCACGCCGGGGTGGTCCTTCACGAACACCCGCGAGCCGCGCAGCCCGTCCTCCTCCCCGTCGAACAGCACGAAGGAACTGCGGGCGGCGATGGGGGTGTTCACCGCCCGGCGGGCCAGTTCCAGCACGGCCACGCTCCCCGAGAGGTTGTCGTTCGCGCCCGGCGCCCCCGTGACAGAATCCAGGTGTCCGCCGAACAGCCAGTCGGGTTGCGTCACGCCCGACTTGAAGGCCACCACGTTCACGCCGCGCACCTCACCCTCGTGCACGCGCACCCGCAGGGTGACGGGCTGGCCTTCCCGCAGGGCCGCGCCCACCGCAGGCGTGACCGCCAGCACCGGCAGGACCGTCCGCTCCCCCAGGGTGCCGTGCAGGTCCCCCGCCTCATTGTTCACCACGATCAGACCTGCCGCGCCCGCCGTCAGGGCATTCCTGGCCTTCTGGCCGAAGGGAATCTGACCGCGGTTCACCACGGCCACCTTGCCCCGCGCGTCCACCTTCTGGAAGTCCTCGGCCGTGCCGACGCCGGGAACGAGGATCACCGGCGCACTTACCTCGCCCCCGCCGTGCCCTGGAGGGCCAGACCGGAAAGAGGCCGGTCCCCCACCCGCACGTCCGAGCCGAGGTCGTCGAAGCGGGCGTAGGTGAAGTCTTCCCGCCGGGTGTCGTACCCCAGGGCGCGGAACTGCTCCTCGAAGTAGGTGCGGGCCTGCTCGCCCGCCGCGCTGCCAGTCACGCGGGGACCGAACTTTAGAACGGTCGCCAGGTCGCTCTCGACGGTCGCCGGGGCGGCAGAACCCAGCGCCGAGGAACACAGCAGAGCCGCGACCAGCGCGGCCCGCAGTCCGAATTGAGGCATGGAGACAGCAGAACACGGGCGGGCATGAGTTGCACGCGGCGAACATGAGCCGAGGCTCTGACCCGCGCGCGGCCTCCCGCGTCCCGCATCGTCCCCCGAAAAGCCGCTTAAAGCTCAGGTCACCCCTGAAGAAACGCTTTCATCGAGCCGACGATCTTTTCCAGGTTGCCCACAGAGGCCATCACGTCGCCTGCATTCTCGAACACGTGGTCAGTCCCTTCCAGAACAAGAACCGTCGTTCCAGCCGCAGCGAGTTCATTGAGCCAGTCCGTCTGATAGTGAGGGTCCTGCGTGCCGATCACGACCAGGGAGTGAGCCCCCCGCTGCCTGATGCTTTCCCGAAGCTCCGGGCGGCTGAGCAGCGGCGTGAGCCAGATCAGGCGTGCCTGGGGCGGCAACGGCTCCTCCGTCAAGAGGAGATGCAGGCCCAGGGTTCCCAGGGACTTGGCGACCACGCAGAGTTGCGAGGAATTCCGCGCACCTCTCGCCGCAGCCAAAGCAGCCGCGAAGTCCGCTCTCAGCCATTCCTGCGCTTCCTCTTCGGAAACATTTCTGAAGGCCTCGCTGGCGTAGCGGGTTTCCAGGCCGAACGTGTCAAAGCCCAGCTCATCCAGCAGCAGGGCGGAATAACGGAGCCCCGGGTGCGCGAGGCCGTAGCCCATGCCCGGCAGGAGCAGCCCCAGTCCCGCTGGTTCGGTGTCCTGCCGCCGGTAGCGGTGCTCCAGCGGTTCATTCCGGTAGCCGCGAACCTCCAGCTCTACACGTTGGGAGGACATACCTCAGATGGTATATGTCCACTACGGCTCTGCCCCCCGGCGCTACACTCCCCCCAATGGAGATCGGCGCGACCCTCAGTGACCGCTACGAGTTGCGCGCCCTGCTCGGTGAGGGTGGCAGCGCCCGGGTCTACCGCGCCCACGACACCCGCCTCGACCGCGAGGTGGCCGTCAAGGTGCTGCATGCCCACCTCCCCGAAGGCGACCGCGCCCGCTTTCTGCGCGAGGTGCGGACGCTGGCCCGCCTGACCCATCCCGGTGTGGTGCCGGTGCTGGACCTGGGCGTGACGCGGGAGGCCAGCGGCGCGGAGCGCGTGTTCTTCACCATGCCGCTGCTGACCGGCGGCCCGTTGACCGCCCTCGGCCCGCTGGAAGACGCGCCGGGACCGCTGGCCCACTTCCTGACGGCGGCGGCCTTCGCCTCCCGCGCGCTGGGCTATGTCCATGCCCAGGGCATCGTCCACCGCGACCTGACGCCGGGCAACGTGCTGCTGGACGACGCGCGGATGCCGCGCATCATGGATTTCGGGCTGGTGGCGCTCAGCGAGCATTCGCGGCATCTCACCCGCAGCGGGGTCACGCTGGGGACGCCCGCCTACATGGCCCCCGAGCAGGCGCGCGGCGTGGGCGTCGGGCCGCGCAGCGACCTCTACGCGCTGGGCGCCGTGCTGTACCGGGTGGCCTGCGGCAGCCCGCCCTTCGTGGGCGACAGCGACCAGAGCGTGCTGTTCCAGCATGTCTACGAGAAGGTGCCCGATCCGCGCGACCTCAACCCCGCCGTGCCGGACGCCGTGGCGCGGGTGCTGCTGGCCCTGCTCGCCAAGCGCCCGGAGGACCGCCCGGAGAGCGGCGAGGCGGCGGCCCACCTCTGGGCGCTGGCCCGGCGGGACGTGTGGGCCGGACATGCGCGCGGGCAGTACCGGGGAGGCCGCACGCGGACGGGCGAACAAGCCGACGGCCCCGCCCGCGTGGAGCAGTTGCGCGAGGCCTGGAGCGTCCCCCTCCCCGGCGAGGTGACCTGGCCCGCCGCCGTCGTGGGGGAGGACGACCTGCTGGCGGTCGGCACGCGCGGCGGCCAACTGGTGCTGATGCACGCCTCGGGGCGGCCCTACGCGACCTACGCCGCCCGCGACGAGGTCACGGCCCCCGCGACCTTTCTGGAGGGCCACATCCTGTACGGCGCGTGGGACGGCACCCTGCGCCGCGTTCGCCTGCAAGACGGACAGGAGGGCTGGCAGCACCAGGCCCGCGCCGAGTTCACGGGTGCCCCGACCCTGTGGGGAGGCCGGGTGCTGGCCGCCAGCCGTGACGGGCACCT
The window above is part of the Deinococcus metallilatus genome. Proteins encoded here:
- a CDS encoding 3-keto-5-aminohexanoate cleavage protein yields the protein MRLKCCLNGNRPPGSHPALPVTPAELAREARASVVAGAEALHLHPRDPAGRESLEAEVVAAALISVRAACPGIPVGISSGFWILPEVEGQLAAARAWDVRPDFVSVNWHEPHAVPLAETLLALGMGVEPGLWNVEAAQAFLSWPGRDRALRVLIELPDREGTRSEVEAILALLDRAGVPTPRLLHGAGRSAWPLLHEAARRGVQTRIGLEDTLTLPDGTLAGGNADLVRAARRVLASPG
- the pyrF gene encoding orotidine-5'-phosphate decarboxylase, giving the protein MTFVAAVTDRTRRLQTRLCVGLDPRASAYRDAAHLRAHTLDVLEAAAPYAACVKPQLAFFEALGLPGFTLLEEVCAAARTLGLPVILDGKRGDIGSTAAAYAQGWLTGPHAGDALTVNPFLGFQTLTPFVEAARANGGGLFVLVKTSNPDQADLQGQGISERVAVEVARLDAQEQGEYASVGAVVGATHPQDLATFRALMPRALLLLPGLGAQGGTAAELAPAFHPGGTGALASASRAVQYADGLDVGASREAARRLRDELNAVMP
- a CDS encoding DIP1984 family protein, yielding MKLAEALIDRADLQKRAAQLEARILANMQVQEGDLPAEDPLLLLNEFLTVAAALESLLPRIHRANLTTTLEGGGLTLTEALTRRDMLDLRLRVLRGMAEAATLKQTRYSNSEVKLVAVVPARDLQKQVDALAQERRELDTRIQQTNWLTDLPE
- a CDS encoding replication-associated recombination protein A; its protein translation is MTLFDPPAPLPERLRPRTLAEVVGQGHLLGPGKPLTRLLQSGRLGSLIFWGPPGVGKTTLARLIASEVGAHFIPLSAVSAGVKDVREAVTEAERLRARGQRTILFLDEIHRFNKAQQDALLPHVESGLLTLIGATTENPSFEVNPALRSRARTLVLEALTQEEVRGLLERALADPRGLPGVTASEGALDLLARLAEGDARRALGTLEVAATLANPVTPEAVTEAFGRHLPAMDKNGEDFYNLISALHKSVRGSHVDGALYWLARMLEGGADPLYVARRIVRMASEDIGLADPQALRLCIAARDAMEFLGSPEGELALAQAVVYLALAPKSNSVYVAWKKARSAVQEGEMLPVPVHLRNAPTSLMRAQGYGQGYAYYFDDPEGSFQQNYLPDGVRLDLYAPTGEGWEARVAERWRKLREAHGEGTDE
- a CDS encoding phytoene desaturase family protein, coding for MPSSHPFDAVIVGAGPNGLAAAVTLARAGLKVRVLERHARVGGGLSSAGLTLPGFVHDVGSAIHPLGFASPAFRAWPLHAFGLTWVQPDAPFGHVLEDGTGVVVERDLRTAAQNFGEDAEAWLALFGLLVDDWRGLLDDVLKPLPRLPRHPLTLARFGVRGVPPATWTARLLKTPEARAVWAGLAAHSNLPLGTPSSGAAALLLGTLAHAAQWPFPRGGAQALADALAAHLCFLGGEIETGVEVRSMRDLPPARAVLVDSSPGVLLALLGDRATPSYRAWLRRYRYGPGLLKLDYALSGPVPWRDPSLRRAGTLHLGGSLENITHAEASVARGVAPERPYVLAAQPTLFDPSRSPAGQHILWAYAHTPPGTPDTYAEVIQAQIERAAPGFRDLVLARHLTNSRQLQAFSPVFQGGDVNGGRGDLWGLLARPVPSPTPYRTPVSGVYLCSSATPPGGGIHGMSGYWAARAALRDVFGKR
- a CDS encoding M28 family peptidase; this translates as MILVPGVGTAEDFQKVDARGKVAVVNRGQIPFGQKARNALTAGAAGLIVVNNEAGDLHGTLGERTVLPVLAVTPAVGAALREGQPVTLRVRVHEGEVRGVNVVAFKSGVTQPDWLFGGHLDSVTGAPGANDNLSGSVAVLELARRAVNTPIAARSSFVLFDGEEDGLRGSRVFVKDHPGVVQHLKAMFNFDMVGVNVMPLAVGGDSELVKAARQAVPTLGTFRAGGDSDHAPFSQAGVPVLFFHRGLDEHYHQPGDTLADPALIRGAVDTALKAVDAVLSVASAGK
- a CDS encoding serine/threonine-protein kinase, with the translated sequence MEIGATLSDRYELRALLGEGGSARVYRAHDTRLDREVAVKVLHAHLPEGDRARFLREVRTLARLTHPGVVPVLDLGVTREASGAERVFFTMPLLTGGPLTALGPLEDAPGPLAHFLTAAAFASRALGYVHAQGIVHRDLTPGNVLLDDARMPRIMDFGLVALSEHSRHLTRSGVTLGTPAYMAPEQARGVGVGPRSDLYALGAVLYRVACGSPPFVGDSDQSVLFQHVYEKVPDPRDLNPAVPDAVARVLLALLAKRPEDRPESGEAAAHLWALARRDVWAGHARGQYRGGRTRTGEQADGPARVEQLREAWSVPLPGEVTWPAAVVGEDDLLAVGTRGGQLVLMHASGRPYATYAARDEVTAPATFLEGHILYGAWDGTLRRVRLQDGQEGWQHQARAEFTGAPTLWGGRVLAASRDGHLHALDARTGELAWAYRAGGPVAASPVVWAGAALLCDENGWLHALDARSGSPLWKVEVGTVHATPALLPTAPGEATLIVPTWPGEVHALSLTAASGRAQLASPEPALWTYDLEDEIWAAPAVTPELVIVAGWGGTVRALGLADGEDVWTHTLEGRVTASPVVSAGLVFLASEAGELVALDLRSGAVRWQHRERDGVQATPLVAAGTLYVAFMNGTLRAYRNLPAPPP